In one Polaribacter sp. ALD11 genomic region, the following are encoded:
- a CDS encoding N-acetylornithine carbamoyltransferase, which translates to MKNYTSINDIDNINSWIEEAKEIKAEPLKNIELGKNKTLGLLFFNSSLRTRLSTQKAALNLGMNPIVMNVSGDTWGIEFGDGTVMDGNTAEHIKEAAAVISQYCDIIAVRAFPSLTDKQKDESEHVLKSFVQFASVPIVSMESATGHPLQGLTDAITIAENSTKKRPKVVLSWAPHVKALPHAVGNSFVQAMQKMDVEFVIANPEGYDLNPEITKDTPIYHNQSAAFKDADFVYAKNWSSYNNYGQILNVDADWMITKDKLANAKFMHCLPVRRNLVVEDAVLDSDASLVIEQANNRTFAAQLVLKKILENN; encoded by the coding sequence ATGAAAAATTACACCTCCATAAACGATATTGATAACATTAATTCTTGGATTGAAGAAGCCAAAGAAATCAAAGCAGAACCTTTAAAAAATATTGAATTAGGAAAAAATAAAACCTTAGGATTGTTATTTTTTAACTCCAGTTTACGTACCCGTTTAAGTACACAAAAAGCAGCTTTAAATTTAGGAATGAACCCAATTGTAATGAATGTTTCTGGAGATACTTGGGGAATTGAATTTGGAGATGGAACCGTAATGGATGGCAATACCGCAGAACATATTAAAGAAGCGGCTGCGGTAATTTCTCAATATTGTGACATTATTGCTGTAAGAGCTTTTCCGAGTTTAACTGACAAGCAAAAAGACGAATCTGAACACGTTTTAAAATCGTTTGTTCAATTTGCTTCTGTGCCAATTGTAAGTATGGAAAGTGCAACCGGTCATCCGTTACAAGGACTAACAGATGCAATTACAATTGCTGAAAATTCTACAAAAAAAAGACCAAAAGTCGTTTTAAGTTGGGCGCCGCATGTAAAAGCTTTACCGCACGCTGTTGGAAATAGTTTTGTGCAAGCAATGCAAAAAATGGACGTTGAGTTTGTGATTGCAAATCCGGAAGGATATGATTTGAATCCAGAAATTACGAAAGACACGCCTATTTATCACAATCAGTCAGCCGCTTTTAAAGATGCTGATTTTGTCTACGCAAAAAACTGGAGTTCTTATAATAACTACGGACAAATACTAAACGTAGATGCAGATTGGATGATAACAAAAGATAAATTAGCGAATGCTAAATTTATGCATTGTTTGCCTGTTAGAAGAAATCTTGTGGTGGAAGATGCCGTTTTAGATAGCGATGCTTCTTTAGTTATTGAACAAGCAAATAATAGAACTTTTGCTGCGCAATTGGTTTTGAAGAAGATTTTAGAAAACAACTAA
- the argB gene encoding acetylglutamate kinase, giving the protein MEKLSIIKIGGKIIEDETSLHAFLKLFSNLEGKKILVHGGGKRATYIASKLGVESKMIAGRRITDKETLDVITMVYGGLVNKNIVAKLQALQINAIGLTGADINSVKSERRPVKEVDFGFVGDVKQVNSNGIDKLMKADFTPVFCAITHDGNGQLLNTNADTIASTIAVGMSEIYETSIYYCFELNGVLRDFNVKDSVVKVINSKTYKELLDAKIITDGMIPKIDNCFDALNNGVSRVHIGNTSMFTKENEFYTTITL; this is encoded by the coding sequence ATGGAAAAACTATCAATCATAAAAATTGGCGGAAAAATTATTGAAGATGAAACTTCTTTACATGCTTTTCTAAAATTATTTTCTAACTTAGAAGGAAAGAAAATATTAGTTCATGGTGGAGGAAAACGTGCTACATATATCGCATCTAAATTAGGAGTTGAATCTAAAATGATCGCTGGTAGACGGATTACTGACAAAGAAACTTTGGATGTTATTACTATGGTGTACGGCGGTTTGGTAAACAAGAATATAGTTGCCAAACTACAAGCTTTACAAATTAACGCAATTGGCTTAACGGGCGCAGACATCAACAGTGTAAAATCTGAAAGAAGACCGGTAAAAGAAGTTGATTTTGGCTTTGTGGGTGATGTAAAACAAGTAAATTCGAATGGAATTGATAAATTAATGAAAGCTGATTTTACGCCTGTTTTTTGTGCCATTACGCACGATGGAAACGGACAACTATTAAACACAAATGCAGATACAATTGCAAGTACTATTGCAGTTGGAATGAGCGAAATCTATGAAACATCCATTTATTATTGTTTTGAATTGAATGGTGTTCTAAGAGATTTTAATGTTAAAGATTCAGTAGTAAAAGTGATCAATTCTAAAACGTATAAAGAGTTATTAGATGCTAAAATTATTACTGACGGAATGATTCCTAAAATAGACAATTGTTTTGACGCTTTAAACAATGGCGTATCAAGAGTACATATTGGAAATACTTCTATGTTCACAAAAGAAAATGAGTTTTATACGACCATAACATTATAA
- a CDS encoding M20 family metallo-hydrolase gives MTLQKLTENAISLLKNLIETQSFSTEEENTAKLIEGWFIENEIPFKRTKNNIWATNKHFDESKPTLLLNSHHDTVHPNSAYTKDPLKAIVEDGKLYGLGSNDAGGCLVSLIATFTNFYAQENLKYNLVIVASAEEENSGPDGLNSMLSIIPHIDVAIVGEPTLMNLAVAEKGLVVFDAVVAGTPSHAAHPNNNNSIYNTIEVLQWFKDFKFDKPSVALGDVKMTVTQIAAGSQHNVVPAHVDLVIDVRVNDAYSNKEIAAILQEKSPCTTITPRSLRLNSSSISTEHDLVKAGIAMGRETYGSPTLSDQSVLTCQSLKLGPGDSTRSHSADEFIYLAEIEEGIQIYIELLNRVIK, from the coding sequence ATGACGTTACAAAAATTAACAGAAAACGCAATTTCTCTTTTAAAAAATTTGATTGAAACACAATCATTTTCTACTGAAGAAGAAAACACTGCGAAATTGATAGAAGGTTGGTTTATAGAAAATGAAATCCCTTTTAAAAGAACAAAAAACAATATTTGGGCAACCAACAAACATTTTGATGAAAGCAAACCTACTCTATTGCTAAACTCTCATCATGATACGGTTCACCCAAACTCTGCGTATACAAAAGATCCTTTAAAGGCAATTGTAGAAGATGGTAAATTATACGGTTTAGGTTCTAATGATGCTGGTGGGTGTTTGGTTTCCTTAATAGCAACTTTCACCAATTTTTACGCACAAGAAAATCTAAAATACAATTTGGTTATTGTGGCTTCTGCCGAAGAGGAAAATTCTGGACCTGATGGTTTAAACTCTATGCTTTCTATCATTCCGCATATTGATGTGGCCATTGTTGGTGAACCTACTTTAATGAATTTAGCCGTTGCAGAAAAAGGCTTAGTTGTTTTTGATGCTGTTGTAGCAGGAACTCCGAGTCATGCGGCGCATCCAAATAATAACAATTCAATTTATAATACAATTGAAGTTTTACAATGGTTTAAAGATTTTAAATTTGACAAACCTTCTGTTGCTTTAGGTGATGTAAAAATGACAGTTACTCAAATTGCTGCAGGTTCTCAACATAATGTGGTGCCTGCACATGTAGATTTAGTGATAGATGTTCGTGTAAATGACGCCTATTCTAATAAAGAAATTGCAGCTATTTTACAAGAAAAATCGCCTTGTACAACAATTACTCCTAGAAGTTTACGCTTAAACTCCTCTTCTATTTCTACAGAACACGATTTAGTAAAAGCAGGTATTGCCATGGGAAGAGAAACGTATGGTTCCCCCACCTTATCAGATCAATCTGTACTAACTTGTCAATCTTTAAAATTAGGCCCAGGCGACAGCACACGTTCACATTCTGCCGATGAATTTATTTATCTTGCAGAAATTGAAGAAGGAATACAGATTTATATTGAACTCTTGAATAGAGTAATTAAATAG
- the argH gene encoding argininosuccinate lyase translates to MKLWDKGFSIDKQIEKFTVGNDREIDMHIAKYDVQASLAHAIMLASIGIITADELKDLKRGLKELADDIENGTFIIEASFEDVHSKIEWELTNKLGEVGKKIHTARSRNDQVLVALQLYYKENLAIINDKTKTLFDTLLGLAETHKESLLPGYTHLQVAMPSSFGLWFSAYAELLIDDVYMLNAVSRVVDQNPLGSAAGYGSSFPIDRELTTKELDFATLKYNVVAAQLSRGKSERSIASALGGLCNTMARFAMDVCLYMSQNFNFISFPDELTTGSSIMPHKKNPDVFELIRGKCNKIQALHTEMVMITNNLPTGYHRDYQLLKENIINAFEDVKDILDIFNYSIQQVIVKDIDLNDEKYQYLFTVDSINNLVVEGMSFREAYQKIGGQVQAGTYKPDLGKQHSHVGSIHNLSLDKIKEKYPKN, encoded by the coding sequence ATGAAGTTATGGGATAAAGGATTTTCAATAGATAAACAAATAGAAAAATTTACAGTAGGTAATGATAGAGAAATTGACATGCATATTGCAAAATATGATGTTCAGGCTTCTTTAGCTCATGCCATAATGTTAGCATCTATTGGTATTATTACTGCGGATGAATTGAAAGATTTAAAAAGAGGTTTGAAAGAATTGGCAGACGATATTGAAAACGGAACCTTCATAATAGAAGCTTCTTTTGAAGATGTACATTCTAAAATTGAATGGGAATTAACCAATAAATTAGGAGAAGTTGGTAAGAAAATTCATACGGCTCGTTCTAGAAATGATCAAGTTTTGGTTGCTTTACAATTGTACTATAAAGAGAATTTAGCCATTATCAACGATAAAACAAAGACTCTTTTTGATACGCTTTTAGGTTTAGCTGAAACACACAAAGAAAGTTTATTACCGGGTTACACACACTTACAGGTTGCAATGCCATCATCTTTCGGATTATGGTTTTCTGCCTATGCTGAATTATTGATTGATGATGTCTATATGTTGAACGCGGTTTCTAGAGTTGTAGACCAAAATCCTTTGGGTTCTGCTGCTGGTTACGGAAGTTCATTCCCTATCGACAGAGAATTAACAACCAAAGAATTAGATTTTGCTACGTTAAAATACAATGTGGTTGCTGCACAATTAAGCAGAGGAAAAAGCGAGCGTTCTATTGCGTCCGCTTTAGGCGGATTGTGTAATACGATGGCTCGTTTTGCGATGGATGTTTGTTTGTATATGAGTCAGAATTTTAATTTTATTTCTTTTCCTGATGAATTAACAACAGGAAGTAGCATTATGCCACACAAGAAGAATCCTGATGTTTTTGAATTGATCCGTGGAAAATGTAATAAAATTCAGGCTTTACACACAGAGATGGTAATGATTACCAACAATTTACCAACGGGTTATCACAGAGATTATCAATTGTTAAAAGAAAATATTATCAATGCTTTTGAAGATGTTAAAGATATTTTAGACATCTTTAACTACTCTATTCAACAAGTAATTGTAAAAGATATTGATTTGAATGATGAAAAATATCAATATTTATTTACGGTAGATAGCATCAATAATTTAGTGGTTGAAGGCATGTCTTTTAGAGAAGCATATCAAAAAATTGGTGGACAAGTGCAAGCAGGAACTTACAAACCAGATTTAGGAAAACAACATTCTCACGTTGGAAGTATTCATAATTTATCTTTGGATAAAATTAAAGAGAAATATCCAAAAAACTAA